The Anolis sagrei isolate rAnoSag1 chromosome Y, rAnoSag1.mat, whole genome shotgun sequence genome contains a region encoding:
- the LOC132782095 gene encoding Golgi apparatus membrane protein TVP23 homolog A has translation MMKQTLTDDTEDVSLDFGSEEELALSKAKIRHPLATFFHLFFRVSAIVTYLLCDWFSKSFIACFVLILILLSFDFWSVKNVTGRLLVGLRWWNQIDEDGKSHWVYEAKKVPSATAPTEAEARIFWLGLIICPIIWTLFFFSTLFSLKLKWLALVTAGICLQAANLYGYIHCKLGGSQAMHKNVTARFPGQKIFQREMPEEFQKTVLKGMGTRNH, from the exons ATGATGAAGCAG ACTTTGACAGACGACACCGAAGATGTCTCCCTTGACTTTGGAAGCGAAGAGGAGCTGGCATTGAGCAAAGCCAAAATCAG GCACCCGCTGGCCACCTTCTTCCACCTTTTCTTCCGGGTCAGTGCCATCGTGACTTATTTGCTCTGTGACTGGTTCAGCAAGAGCTTCATCGCTTGCTTCGTactcatcctcatcctcctctccttcgACTTCTGGTCGGTCAAG AACGTCACTGGCCGGCTTCTGGTGGGCTTGCGTTGGTGGAACCAGATTGATGAAGATGGAAAGAGCCACTGGGTTTATGAAGCCAAGAAG GTCCCTTCTGCCACTGCCCCGACCGAAGCCGAAGCCCGGATATTTTGGCTGGGGTTAATTATCTGCCCCATTATATGGACTCTCTTCTTCTTCAGCACTTTGTTCTCCTTGAAACTCAAATGGCTG GCGCTGGTCACGGCTGGCATCTGTCTCCAAGCGGCAAACCTCTATGGCTACATCCACTGCAAACTCGGAGGGTCCCAAGCCATGCACAAAAACGTCACTGCAAGATTCCCGGGGCAAAAGATTTTCCAGAGG GAAATGCCGGAGGAATTCCAGAAGACAGTCCTGAAAGGGATGGGGACCCGGAATCATTAA